The Clostridium septicum genome contains a region encoding:
- a CDS encoding catalase produces MSRRNEVRDQYLTTNQGAPITNDKNSLTVGDNGPVLLKDTNLIEKLAHFDRERIPDRVAHAKGSSAHGYFKLYNSMKEYTKAKVFTDTKNITPVIVRFSTVVGSKGSAETARDPRGFAVKFYTEEGNYDLVGNDIPVFFIRDAIKFPDMFHAFRPSPVTDLMDKNRFWDFIVNSPESTHMITWVFSDKGTRKSFIHMPGFGVNTFVWVNDKGKRMYVKYHWIPMAGDETIDRKEAEKLAGSDPDIATRELYDVLNNGEEVEYELAVQLMDPILEDSLSFNPIDATKVWPEDKFPLMKVGKLVLTHPPTNFFEESEQVAFAPGNFVPGIEASNCKLLQGRLFSYPDSQRYRLGTNFTQLPINKPKVPVVNNQRAGNMQYDKHSGIVDYNPNLLNDGNPEPTKEKGKVCLEYVEGYIEQKPIEKENDFQQAGGQYRSYNKIEREHLIDNIVNDLKEVDKRIQLKAIENFMKADKEFGTRVKLGLCLR; encoded by the coding sequence ATGTCAAGAAGAAATGAAGTTAGAGATCAATATCTAACAACTAATCAAGGAGCACCAATTACTAATGATAAAAATTCATTAACAGTAGGAGATAACGGACCTGTTTTACTTAAGGATACTAATTTAATAGAAAAATTAGCTCATTTTGATAGAGAAAGAATTCCAGATAGGGTAGCACATGCAAAGGGTTCAAGTGCACATGGATACTTTAAACTATATAATTCTATGAAGGAATATACTAAAGCAAAGGTATTTACAGATACAAAAAATATAACACCAGTGATTGTAAGATTTTCAACTGTAGTAGGATCTAAAGGGTCGGCAGAAACAGCTAGAGATCCAAGGGGGTTTGCCGTTAAGTTTTATACAGAGGAGGGAAATTATGATTTAGTTGGTAATGATATTCCTGTATTCTTTATAAGAGATGCAATAAAATTTCCAGATATGTTTCATGCTTTTAGACCATCACCAGTTACTGATTTAATGGATAAAAATAGGTTTTGGGATTTTATAGTGAATTCTCCGGAGTCAACACATATGATTACTTGGGTATTTTCTGATAAGGGAACAAGAAAAAGTTTTATTCATATGCCTGGTTTTGGAGTTAATACATTTGTGTGGGTAAATGACAAAGGAAAAAGAATGTATGTTAAATACCATTGGATTCCAATGGCTGGAGACGAGACAATTGATAGAAAAGAAGCTGAAAAATTAGCAGGTTCAGACCCTGATATTGCTACAAGAGAATTATATGATGTTTTGAATAATGGAGAAGAGGTAGAATACGAACTTGCAGTACAGCTTATGGATCCTATTTTAGAAGACTCATTATCATTTAATCCAATTGATGCAACTAAAGTATGGCCAGAAGATAAGTTTCCTTTAATGAAAGTAGGTAAATTAGTATTAACACATCCTCCAACTAATTTTTTTGAAGAATCAGAACAAGTAGCATTTGCTCCAGGAAATTTTGTTCCAGGAATAGAAGCGTCAAATTGTAAGCTATTACAGGGGAGATTATTTTCATATCCAGATTCACAAAGATATAGATTGGGTACAAACTTTACACAACTGCCAATAAACAAGCCTAAAGTACCAGTGGTAAATAATCAAAGGGCAGGAAATATGCAGTATGATAAGCATTCAGGCATTGTTGATTACAATCCTAATTTGCTAAATGATGGCAATCCAGAACCTACAAAGGAAAAAGGAAAAGTTTGCTTAGAATATGTAGAAGGATATATAGAGCAAAAACCTATAGAAAAGGAAAATGACTTTCAACAAGCAGGAGGACAATATAGATCATACAACAAAATTGAGAGAGAACATTTAATTGATAATATAGTTAATGATCTTAAGGAAGTAGATAAGAGAATACAATTAAAAGCAATAGAAAATTTTATGAAAGCAGATAAGGAGTTTGGAACTAGAGTTAAATTAGGACTATGTTTAAGATAA
- a CDS encoding radical SAM protein → MEAMKILNNCNLCIRNCSIDRNSGKVGFCNSSNKLRVAKAYLHLWEEPCISGKNGSGTVFFSNCNLKCVFCQNHIISNDGLGKEISIERLSEIFLELQEKGAHNINLVTPTHYVPQIIEALNIAKNKGLYLPIIYNTNGIDSLDTIKRLNGYIDVYLPDFKYFNDKYSLKYSKIKGYSKNLLTILEEMFNQVDEPIFNENGIIQKGVIIRHLMLPGLLFDSKKVIDTIYNKFGNKVYISLMNQYTPMYDSIKYPEINKPLNPKHYDSLIDYSIELGVKNGFIQDTGTNSKSFIPDFNNEGV, encoded by the coding sequence TTGGAAGCTATGAAAATATTAAATAACTGTAATTTATGTATAAGAAATTGTTCTATAGATAGAAATTCTGGAAAGGTTGGATTTTGTAATTCAAGTAATAAATTAAGAGTTGCAAAAGCATATCTCCACCTTTGGGAAGAGCCTTGTATCTCTGGAAAAAATGGCTCTGGAACCGTATTTTTCTCGAACTGTAATCTTAAATGTGTATTTTGTCAAAATCATATTATATCAAATGATGGGCTTGGAAAAGAAATTTCTATTGAAAGATTATCAGAAATTTTCCTAGAGTTACAAGAAAAAGGTGCTCATAATATAAATTTAGTAACACCAACTCACTATGTTCCTCAAATCATAGAGGCTTTAAATATTGCTAAAAATAAAGGATTATATTTACCTATAATATATAATACAAATGGTATAGATTCTTTAGATACTATAAAAAGGTTAAATGGTTATATAGATGTATATCTTCCAGATTTTAAATACTTTAACGATAAATATTCATTAAAGTATTCGAAGATAAAAGGGTATTCTAAAAATTTACTCACTATACTTGAGGAAATGTTTAACCAAGTTGATGAACCAATATTTAATGAAAATGGAATTATTCAAAAAGGTGTTATAATTCGTCATCTTATGCTTCCTGGGCTACTTTTTGATTCAAAAAAGGTAATTGATACTATTTATAATAAATTTGGTAATAAAGTTTATATTTCATTAATGAATCAATATACCCCTATGTATGATTCAATTAAATATCCTGAAATTAATAAACCTCTTAATCCCAAACATTATGATTCTCTTATTGATTACTCTATTGAATTAGGAGTTAAAAATGGATTTATTCAAGACACTGGAACTAATTCTAAAAGCTTTATACCAGACTTTAATAATGAAGGTGTTTAA
- a CDS encoding methyl-accepting chemotaxis protein — translation MKIGGNEATNKCFVMATTALAAVNTIGLVSMIKRNTMELKFAVLTMLIILISTSTMFFRYLKDKNNIKIRHIVGTPYAVVYGLTLFATNSIVAPITIVPLIVICMVYLDEKYLVIPIVGASILNLIWSYLKMGNPITDSYILLQLVSIIMFFIMAYVVAKISNKIRKTANEESLKTIELVEEQNKIIEGVKDAIELLNKNTQSISCFFTTIESSSSDIQSAIGEILNGCENSTKSIDKQNRATSNIKKEIEDAVISSKDMENNFNESQTTFIKTFEIVDALSKKSDIIKAKNEKVSKTSNNLKEKAKKVLSIIYIIQSISEKTNLLALNAAIESARAGEFGKGFSVVAEEIRKLAEQSKKSSEEINNILQELEKEVVNVAESILEVTEIIKEEEVLVKDTTINLENLKLDIDEVASKVQSVNEKINSINRDNVKVSEGIMNVASVSEQTLANSQNTSSIVNLLFKEVINSKDSLNELVTLSERLNEYVQ, via the coding sequence ATGAAAATAGGGGGGAATGAAGCTACTAATAAATGTTTTGTAATGGCAACAACAGCTTTAGCAGCAGTAAATACTATTGGTCTAGTAAGCATGATAAAAAGAAATACAATGGAATTAAAATTTGCAGTACTAACAATGTTAATAATATTAATTTCAACAAGTACAATGTTTTTTAGATACTTAAAGGATAAAAATAATATTAAAATTAGACATATAGTAGGGACTCCATATGCCGTAGTTTACGGGCTTACACTTTTTGCTACAAATTCTATAGTAGCACCTATTACTATAGTACCATTAATAGTTATTTGTATGGTATATTTAGATGAAAAGTATTTAGTGATTCCAATAGTAGGGGCAAGTATTTTGAACTTAATTTGGAGTTATTTAAAAATGGGAAATCCAATAACAGACTCATATATTTTATTACAACTTGTAAGTATAATTATGTTTTTTATAATGGCATATGTAGTAGCAAAAATTTCTAATAAAATCAGAAAAACAGCTAATGAGGAATCATTAAAGACTATAGAATTAGTTGAAGAACAAAATAAAATAATAGAAGGCGTAAAAGATGCAATTGAATTATTAAACAAAAATACTCAATCTATTTCATGTTTTTTTACTACTATAGAAAGTTCTTCAAGTGATATTCAAAGTGCAATAGGAGAAATATTAAATGGATGCGAAAATTCCACTAAAAGTATTGATAAACAAAATAGAGCAACTAGTAATATAAAGAAAGAAATAGAAGATGCAGTAATAAGTTCAAAGGATATGGAAAACAATTTCAATGAAAGTCAAACCACATTTATTAAAACATTTGAGATAGTAGATGCTTTAAGTAAGAAATCAGATATAATAAAAGCTAAGAATGAAAAAGTGTCAAAAACATCAAATAATTTGAAAGAAAAGGCTAAGAAGGTATTATCAATAATATATATAATACAAAGTATATCAGAAAAAACAAATTTATTGGCATTAAATGCAGCCATTGAATCAGCAAGAGCAGGAGAGTTTGGAAAGGGATTTTCTGTTGTTGCTGAAGAAATTAGAAAGCTTGCAGAACAAAGCAAAAAATCATCAGAAGAGATAAATAATATATTACAAGAGTTAGAAAAAGAGGTTGTTAATGTAGCAGAATCAATTTTAGAAGTTACAGAAATAATAAAAGAAGAAGAAGTTTTAGTGAAAGATACTACAATAAATCTTGAAAATTTAAAATTAGATATAGATGAAGTTGCAAGTAAAGTTCAATCTGTAAATGAAAAAATTAATAGTATAAATAGAGATAATGTAAAGGTTAGTGAAGGTATTATGAATGTAGCATCAGTTTCAGAACAAACTTTAGCTAATTCTCAAAATACAAGCTCTATAGTAAATTTATTATTTAAAGAAGTTATTAACTCAAAAGATTCCTTAAATGAGTTAGTTACTTTATCAGAGAGATTGAATGAGTATGTTCAATAA
- a CDS encoding exodeoxyribonuclease III encodes MKLISWNVNGIRACVTKGFLDFFNEVDADIFCIQESKLQEGQIDLDLKGYYQYWNYAKKKGYSGTAIFTKKRPLNVKYGLGIEEHDNEGRVITLEFEDFYMITVYTPNSQNELARLNYRMEWEDAFREYLKQLDLIKPVIVCGDLNVAHNEIDLKNPKNNRRNAGFTDEERSKLTELLNVGFIDSFRHFNPDVEGIYSWWSYRFNARKNNAGWRIDYFLVSNKLKDRLVGADIHTSVLGSDHCPVELQLK; translated from the coding sequence ATGAAGCTTATATCATGGAATGTTAATGGAATTAGAGCTTGTGTTACAAAAGGTTTTTTGGATTTTTTTAATGAAGTAGATGCAGATATCTTTTGTATTCAAGAAAGTAAGTTACAAGAAGGACAAATAGACTTAGATTTAAAAGGATATTATCAATATTGGAATTATGCTAAGAAAAAGGGATATTCAGGAACTGCAATATTTACTAAGAAAAGACCATTAAATGTTAAATATGGGCTAGGAATTGAGGAACATGATAATGAAGGAAGAGTAATCACATTAGAGTTTGAAGATTTTTATATGATAACAGTTTATACACCAAACTCACAAAATGAACTTGCAAGATTAAATTATAGAATGGAATGGGAAGATGCTTTTAGAGAATATTTAAAACAATTAGATTTAATTAAACCTGTTATTGTATGCGGAGACCTAAATGTTGCACATAATGAAATTGATCTTAAAAATCCTAAAAATAATAGAAGAAATGCAGGTTTTACAGATGAAGAAAGAAGTAAACTTACTGAACTATTAAACGTAGGATTCATAGATTCATTTAGACATTTTAACCCAGATGTTGAAGGAATATATTCTTGGTGGTCTTATAGATTTAATGCAAGAAAAAATAATGCAGGATGGAGAATTGATTATTTTTTAGTATCAAATAAACTTAAAGATAGACTAGTTGGTGCTGATATACATACAAGTGTGTTAGGATCAGATCATTGTCCTGTTGAATTACAATTAAAATAA
- a CDS encoding cation diffusion facilitator family transporter, with amino-acid sequence MIMFDGIYSFISVILSLAALVVCNIIKEKDNKDFPFGKYILEPLVICINSIVLIIMCLYSLYEAYNALISGGNPINAGSAIMYSIISVVGCGLFYLLIKKVENESNSELIKTQSMQWLMDGILSAAVLIGFIIAIIILKTPMASLANYIDPLMVMVTSIFFLKAPIKILKSSFKEIIGARIPEEISVEVEKQVQVIKKEYNFIQAVTKVLKIGRSVKIEINFILNDENNNISLEEMNSIKTKLYSDIDSENYFKDMKVLFSTNKTVVKVA; translated from the coding sequence ATGATAATGTTCGATGGAATATATTCTTTTATAAGTGTAATATTATCATTAGCAGCTTTAGTTGTATGTAATATAATAAAAGAAAAAGATAATAAAGATTTTCCTTTTGGTAAATATATATTAGAACCATTAGTTATATGCATTAATTCAATAGTATTAATTATAATGTGTTTATACTCTTTATATGAAGCTTATAATGCTTTAATTTCTGGAGGAAATCCAATAAATGCTGGTTCAGCAATTATGTACTCTATTATTTCTGTTGTAGGATGTGGATTGTTTTATTTATTAATTAAAAAAGTAGAAAATGAAAGTAATTCAGAACTTATAAAAACTCAAAGTATGCAATGGCTTATGGATGGAATATTAAGTGCAGCAGTACTTATAGGATTTATTATTGCTATTATAATATTAAAAACTCCAATGGCATCATTAGCTAACTATATAGATCCTTTAATGGTTATGGTAACATCAATATTTTTCTTAAAAGCACCAATTAAAATACTTAAAAGTAGTTTTAAAGAAATTATTGGAGCAAGAATTCCGGAAGAAATTAGTGTTGAAGTGGAGAAACAAGTTCAAGTTATAAAAAAAGAATATAATTTTATACAAGCAGTAACAAAGGTATTAAAAATAGGAAGAAGTGTAAAAATAGAAATTAATTTTATTTTAAATGATGAAAATAATAATATCTCTTTAGAAGAAATGAATAGTATTAAAACTAAATTATATTCTGATATAGATAGTGAAAATTATTTTAAAGATATGAAAGTTTTATTTAGTACAAATAAAACAGTAGTTAAAGTTGCATAA
- a CDS encoding RsmB/NOP family class I SAM-dependent RNA methyltransferase has product MSIKEIQYRLPDDFIKILEKIFTRCQLDTIYKSYENGRSTTFRVNKLKGNTKEVMDELSSHRIKAVNYSKLNNTFIIKGSKESSLKKLKIYNEGKIYLQNISSMLPPLFLDVKEGQTILDMCAAPGGKSLLMADMTSNKATIFANDINEIRRERLNYNAEKQGAESIIILGTDGRTIGKRLNDYFDRILLDAPCSGEGIIHIRNFRKFNGWTEKRVRNCVKLQKQLIESAYNALKENGVMIYSTCTLNPFENEEIVEYILNKHKDLKLEKINLDLPNVIRGITRYEDKFYRKDLKNSIRIIPNEIFEGFFIAKFRKINSY; this is encoded by the coding sequence GTGTCTATAAAAGAAATTCAATATAGGTTACCAGATGATTTTATAAAAATTTTAGAGAAAATATTTACTAGATGTCAGTTAGATACAATTTACAAAAGTTATGAAAATGGAAGAAGTACTACCTTTAGAGTTAATAAACTTAAAGGAAATACTAAAGAAGTTATGGATGAGTTAAGTAGCCATAGAATAAAGGCTGTTAATTATTCAAAATTAAATAATACTTTTATTATAAAAGGGAGTAAGGAGAGTAGCTTAAAGAAACTTAAGATATATAATGAGGGAAAGATATATCTTCAAAATATTTCTTCAATGTTACCTCCTTTATTTTTAGATGTGAAAGAAGGACAAACTATATTAGATATGTGTGCTGCACCAGGTGGAAAAAGTCTTCTTATGGCTGATATGACATCTAATAAAGCAACAATATTTGCAAATGATATAAATGAAATAAGAAGAGAAAGACTAAATTATAATGCTGAAAAGCAGGGGGCAGAATCAATTATAATTTTAGGAACAGATGGTAGAACTATAGGTAAACGTTTAAATGATTATTTTGATAGAATACTTTTAGATGCCCCTTGTTCAGGCGAAGGAATAATTCATATAAGAAATTTTAGAAAATTTAATGGATGGACAGAAAAAAGAGTAAGGAATTGCGTTAAGTTACAAAAGCAATTAATAGAAAGTGCTTATAATGCGTTAAAGGAAAATGGTGTTATGATATATTCTACATGTACATTAAATCCATTTGAAAATGAAGAAATTGTTGAGTATATATTAAATAAGCATAAGGATTTAAAACTTGAAAAGATAAATTTAGATTTACCTAATGTAATAAGAGGAATAACAAGATATGAAGATAAGTTTTATAGGAAAGATTTAAAAAATTCTATTAGAATTATTCCAAATGAAATATTTGAAGGATTTTTTATAGCTAAATTTAGAAAAATTAATAGCTATTAA
- a CDS encoding amidase domain-containing protein, which produces MAKKFKLLPFLILITLISSPVSKVIAYTEKESSSFTKDEIKTLESSSGTGTSEKVKAEFKGLLEKLFSERNEAVVCGDCELLKNFYDLNIKVSLWAYESEAKKTQYLINWSEKQYVQFKDLKSNVKIRKVVEKEPGLFGIICDVATDFNYYYLDSPDVINHFRLGTNHYINLKKNGDKYIITKEWYTDPFADSLDMDNIKSDEIKDYIISRNAPEFNPNERLQNAINYAHKYCGVSEDEEFTFKYNSKYKNHNPDGGDCANFASQILHEGGNFKKNGAWNYDGKDGTKAWLNAQGFKNYMLGSGRASYIAKGNYNKVYKAAFNMRPGDFVAYEKKGRITHISTVTGFDSKGYPLVTCHNTDRLLVPYDLGWSNSNIKFHLIHVHY; this is translated from the coding sequence GTGGCTAAAAAGTTTAAACTATTACCATTTTTAATATTAATAACCTTAATTTCATCACCTGTTTCTAAAGTTATAGCTTATACAGAAAAAGAATCTTCTAGTTTTACTAAAGATGAAATTAAAACTTTAGAAAGCTCATCTGGAACTGGTACTTCTGAAAAGGTTAAAGCTGAATTTAAAGGATTACTTGAAAAATTATTTTCTGAAAGAAATGAAGCTGTAGTCTGTGGTGACTGTGAACTTCTAAAAAATTTTTATGACTTAAATATAAAAGTAAGTTTATGGGCATATGAAAGTGAAGCTAAAAAAACCCAGTATTTAATAAATTGGTCTGAAAAACAATATGTTCAATTTAAAGACTTAAAATCTAATGTTAAAATTAGAAAAGTTGTTGAAAAAGAACCTGGACTTTTTGGTATTATATGTGATGTGGCTACTGATTTTAATTATTATTATTTAGACTCCCCTGACGTAATAAATCATTTTAGGCTTGGAACCAATCATTATATAAATTTAAAGAAAAATGGAGATAAATATATAATAACAAAAGAATGGTACACAGATCCTTTTGCTGATTCCTTAGATATGGATAATATAAAATCTGATGAAATTAAAGACTATATTATATCAAGAAATGCTCCTGAGTTTAACCCTAATGAAAGACTTCAAAATGCAATAAACTATGCTCATAAATATTGCGGTGTTTCTGAAGATGAAGAATTTACTTTTAAATATAATTCTAAATATAAAAATCATAATCCTGATGGAGGTGATTGTGCAAATTTTGCATCTCAAATTCTTCATGAAGGTGGTAATTTTAAAAAAAATGGTGCTTGGAATTATGATGGAAAAGATGGAACTAAAGCTTGGCTTAACGCACAAGGATTTAAAAACTATATGTTAGGTAGTGGTAGAGCATCTTATATAGCTAAAGGAAATTACAATAAAGTATATAAAGCAGCATTTAATATGCGTCCTGGTGATTTTGTAGCTTATGAGAAAAAAGGAAGAATAACTCATATATCAACTGTAACAGGATTTGATTCTAAAGGATATCCCTTAGTAACTTGCCATAATACAGATAGATTGCTAGTTCCTTATGATTTAGGTTGGAGTAATTCCAATATTAAATTTCATTTAATACATGTACATTATTAA
- a CDS encoding metallophosphoesterase, whose product MFKKLDFLYDKAKEINFDNSSKLVFISDVHRGDGTYYDAQLPNKNIYKAALYHYYKKGFTYVEVGDGDELWKNKNYSDIAYCYEDIFKLLNKFKENNRLFMLYGNHDIIKGRDSFYSKQYKSLKKCGDDYGKEFLNFIKDLKFYEAINFRYSPVDEKFLVIHGHQVDFINSQLWMISRFLVRYVWKFLNGIAGFKDPTSPARSNTRGSKVDRELLRWAKERKKMILCGHTHNSRLPGKGDPPYFNDGCCVLPYAMTAIEVENGKISLIKWSVEVQEAGVLWVRRKVIYGPLNIEEYLLWTREERNRMLREAEEIKNNKRK is encoded by the coding sequence ATGTTTAAAAAATTAGATTTTTTATATGATAAAGCAAAAGAGATAAATTTTGATAATAGTTCTAAATTAGTTTTTATATCAGATGTTCATAGAGGTGATGGAACGTATTATGATGCACAATTACCAAATAAAAATATATATAAAGCAGCATTATATCATTACTATAAAAAAGGCTTTACATATGTTGAAGTAGGAGATGGTGATGAACTTTGGAAAAATAAAAATTATAGTGATATTGCATACTGCTATGAAGATATTTTTAAATTATTAAATAAATTCAAAGAAAATAATAGGCTTTTTATGCTTTATGGAAATCATGATATAATAAAAGGAAGAGATAGCTTTTATTCTAAGCAATATAAATCTTTAAAAAAGTGCGGAGATGATTATGGGAAAGAATTTTTAAATTTTATAAAAGATTTAAAATTTTATGAGGCTATAAATTTTAGATACTCTCCAGTAGATGAAAAATTTTTAGTTATTCATGGACATCAAGTAGATTTTATTAATTCTCAGCTATGGATGATTTCTAGATTTTTAGTAAGATATGTATGGAAATTTTTAAATGGAATAGCTGGTTTTAAAGATCCAACAAGTCCAGCTAGAAGTAATACTAGAGGAAGCAAAGTTGATAGAGAACTCTTAAGGTGGGCAAAAGAAAGAAAGAAAATGATTCTTTGTGGTCATACTCATAATAGTAGATTACCAGGAAAAGGAGATCCGCCTTATTTTAATGATGGGTGTTGTGTATTACCTTATGCCATGACAGCTATAGAAGTTGAAAATGGTAAAATATCTTTAATAAAATGGAGTGTAGAGGTGCAAGAGGCTGGAGTTTTATGGGTAAGAAGAAAAGTTATTTACGGACCTTTAAATATAGAGGAATATTTACTTTGGACTAGGGAAGAAAGAAATAGAATGCTTAGAGAAGCTGAAGAAATTAAAAATAATAAAAGAAAGTAG
- a CDS encoding dipeptidase, with protein sequence MTSIDLHCDTASRLLYENLSLNKSICKVDIEKLRKSKALAQVFANFIELNIVDNPYEEFKKMYNNFIGEIDKNAKNIVIVRNLSELENANANGKIGAFLAIEEGEVLEGKVERVKEMYNLGIRFITLTWNFKNSIGYPNGDYKYKDKGLTEKGKEIVNEMERLGIIPDCSHLSDGGFYDLVNICKKPFIATHSNARAVTNHPRNLTDDMIVKLSNKGGVMGLNFCAPFLGDKEIPDMLEMIAHLKHVKNVGGIDVLALGTDFDGIENEVEIKNIGEIGKLSQALIKEGFKESEIDKIFFGNVKRVIKECL encoded by the coding sequence ATGACAAGCATTGATTTACATTGTGATACAGCTAGTAGATTATTATATGAAAATTTAAGTTTAAACAAAAGTATATGTAAAGTAGATATAGAAAAGCTTAGGAAATCTAAAGCATTAGCACAAGTTTTTGCAAATTTTATAGAACTTAATATAGTAGATAATCCATATGAAGAATTTAAGAAAATGTATAACAATTTTATAGGTGAAATAGATAAAAATGCAAAGAATATAGTTATTGTTAGAAATTTAAGTGAGCTAGAAAATGCTAATGCTAATGGGAAAATAGGAGCATTTTTAGCCATTGAAGAAGGTGAAGTACTAGAGGGTAAAGTAGAGAGAGTTAAGGAAATGTATAATCTAGGAATAAGGTTTATAACATTAACATGGAATTTTAAAAATAGTATAGGATATCCTAATGGTGATTATAAATATAAAGATAAGGGATTAACCGAAAAAGGAAAAGAAATAGTTAATGAAATGGAAAGATTAGGTATTATTCCAGATTGCTCACATTTATCAGATGGGGGATTTTATGATTTGGTTAATATTTGTAAAAAACCTTTTATAGCAACACATTCAAATGCAAGAGCTGTAACAAATCACCCCAGAAATTTAACTGATGATATGATAGTTAAGCTTTCTAATAAAGGGGGAGTAATGGGATTAAATTTTTGTGCTCCATTTTTAGGAGATAAAGAAATTCCAGATATGCTTGAAATGATAGCTCATTTAAAACATGTTAAAAATGTAGGTGGAATAGATGTTTTAGCATTAGGAACTGATTTTGATGGAATAGAAAATGAAGTTGAAATTAAAAATATAGGTGAAATAGGAAAGCTTTCACAAGCTTTAATAAAAGAAGGATTTAAAGAAAGTGAAATAGATAAAATATTTTTTGGAAATGTAAAAAGAGTAATTAAAGAGTGTTTATAG
- the ymfI gene encoding elongation factor P 5-aminopentanone reductase produces the protein MINLQGKVALVTGASRGIGKEIALQLAKSGASVIVNYSKDDNGAELTLAEIIANGGYGKLSKGDISSFETCKNIIDDIIKNFGKIDIIINNAGISKIGLFMDSSCEEINNLIGINMLGAMYLSKFALPHMISKGQGNIINISSMWGEVGASCEVMYSTSKGGINLFTKSLAKEVAPMGIRVNAIAPGVIDTEMNSFLEDDDVRQLEEEIPAGRFGKTSEIAKAVLFLCNDECKYLTGQIIRIDGGLI, from the coding sequence ATGATTAACTTACAAGGAAAAGTAGCATTAGTTACAGGAGCATCAAGAGGAATTGGAAAGGAAATAGCACTACAGCTTGCTAAAAGTGGAGCATCAGTGATAGTAAATTATTCAAAAGATGATAATGGAGCAGAATTAACTTTAGCAGAAATAATAGCAAATGGTGGTTATGGCAAGCTTTCAAAAGGAGATATTTCTTCTTTTGAAACTTGTAAAAATATAATTGATGATATTATTAAAAACTTTGGAAAAATAGATATTATTATAAATAATGCTGGAATATCTAAAATAGGATTATTTATGGATTCATCATGTGAAGAAATAAATAATTTAATAGGAATTAATATGCTAGGAGCAATGTATTTAAGTAAGTTTGCACTTCCACATATGATAAGTAAAGGACAGGGAAACATAATAAATATTTCATCAATGTGGGGAGAGGTTGGAGCTTCCTGTGAAGTTATGTATTCAACAAGTAAGGGAGGAATAAATTTATTTACAAAATCACTTGCAAAGGAAGTAGCACCAATGGGAATAAGAGTAAATGCTATAGCTCCAGGAGTAATTGATACAGAAATGAATTCTTTTTTAGAAGATGATGATGTAAGACAATTAGAAGAGGAAATACCTGCTGGAAGATTTGGAAAAACATCTGAAATAGCAAAAGCAGTATTATTTTTATGTAATGATGAATGTAAATATTTAACTGGTCAAATAATAAGAATTGACGGTGGATTAATATAA